The genomic region GCAGGCGCACACCCTTCCCCAACTGGCTTTCGACGTAAGGCCGGTAGGCCTCGACGACCGCGAACGGGTCATCATACGGGTCCGCCTCTCCAAAGAAGACGCTGTCCACACGCGAGAGAATGAAGGGCGTGTGATACGCGGCACGGCCCAGCATCACGCCGTCCAACCCGGTCATCTCGGCTTTCGCATGCGCGATATCTGCCAGCCCGCCATTCAGGATGATTTCCAGATCGGGGCGCGCCGCTTTCAGGCGCCGCACGATCTCGTAATCCAGCGGCGGAATATCCCGGTTTTCCTTCGGCGACAGACCTTTCAGCCACGCCTTTCGGGCATGAACGATAAACGTGGTCACGCCGCTTTGCGCTACTGTCTCGACGAAGGCAAAAAGCGCCTCTTCCGGGTCCTGCTCATCCACGCCGAGCCGGTGTTTCACCGTTACCGGCACCGAGACCGCCTCGCGCATGGCGGCCAGGCAGTCAGCCACCAGTTGCGGCTCGCGCATCAGGCAGGCTCCGAACGTGCCCGACTGCACCCTGTCAGACGGGCAGCCGACATTGAGATTCACTTCCGCATAGCCGAAATCTTCCGCGATGCGCGCTGCCTGTGTCAGCAAGGCCGGATCACTGCCGCCGAGCTGTATCGCGACCGGGTGCTCTGAAGGGTCAAACCCGATGAGGCGCTTCGCATCGCCATGAATGACGGCCTGATCCACTGCCATCTCGGTATAGAGCAGCGCGCGGCGCGACATGACGCGGTGAAAGGCCCGGCAATGCCGGTCCGTCCAGTCCATCATGGGCGCAATACAGAATTTATGTGATTGATTTAATTGCACTTTCTATTTGCACTCAATGCGTTGATTAATGGCGTGTGCACTCGAGTTTACGACGTAACGCGACGCATTTCGCCAGGGTTCGATCACGCTCTGCACACAGGGAACACACGCCCTGGCTACGATCATGAGGCGACCGTCCGGCTCATGGAGAGTGCAGATACGGCGTAAGGGGCAATATGCAAGCCAAAGCTTACCGACGGCCCGTTCCACGCCTCGGCCGTTTAAAGCTGAACGCCAAACCTCGACACAATGGCAGCCGTGAGCAGGTAGAGCGACACGGTCAGGACAAGCCCGGCGCCCAATGCGGGATAAAAGTCCACACCGCGCCGGATCAGTGCCGGGACGAGAAGAAACATCGGCAGGCTCGGCAGCACGTACCAGAACGTAGCCTCGGCATGTGCGGCGATCCGCTCAGGGTCTGGTACATCGCGCCATAGCCAGATCATGCCCAGCACCGAGACAAGCGGAAGCGAGGCGAGCAAAGCCGCCATCGCAGGACTGCGCTTGGCCAGCTCAGAGACCGCAACGATGATCAATGCGGAGATGATCGCCTTGACCGCGAGATAAAGCACCCGCCTGTCCTCCTGCCTGTTACTCGCGCACCACCACTGTGAAGGACGAGAGTATCACCTCACCCTGATGACGCACCTCAACGAAAAGTCTGTGGACGCCCGGCTCGTCAAAGCCGATCTCGAAGGTAAGGTCCGGACCGGCGAAGGCCTCATCCGTCACCGGTTCGGCGCCAGACGGATGCGCATGCGCCATCTGCGAAGCGCCGGCGTTGAAGCCGACAATGTGCGCAAATGCACCCAGATGGGGCTGGAGCGTCGTGACCGGCGCGCCCTCGGCATCTGCCACTGACAGCGTCATGACGTTTGCCATGCCGGCGCGGATGGACGCTTGCGGGGCAAGCGTGAAGGAGAGGCCGCCGGCCTGAGCCGTCAGGATGTCAGCCGGAATGATGTAAGGCGCTGCCTCATCGCCCACGCGCACCCAGTCAGTGGCGCGAACAGCGCCCGCGTCATGGGCGTGCGCGTCCTCCCCGTGTCCGGCATGGTGATCGTCGGCCTGAGGGTCATGGGCATGATCATGGCCGCCGCCATGGCTATGGCCTTCGGTCGCGGCCGGTGAATCGAGCGGTTCCGACAATTGGCCATCCACCCAGACGCGGTAGATGCGCGGGTGCGCCGGTGTAAAGCCGAGTGTGGCGCGGCCCTCGGCGTCCGGTTCGATATGCAGGTGATGGAAGTCCTCGAGGCCTTCATCAACGATCAGCACGTGGACCAGCCGGCCGTGGGTCGGGGCGAAATCAGAACCGGCGACCGGTGCGCCGTCAGGGCCTGACAGCTGGAGAGTGAGAGTTGCGTCCTGACCGGCGGCCAGCTCGCCAGCGGCTTCGGCGGTCAGACGCAGACCACCGGGTTGCTGGTCGGCGTCGTCGGTGTGGGCGTGGTCGCCATGATCATGTCCGTGATCGTGTCCATGGTCGTCATGGGCGTGGCCGTGATCGTCATGCTGGTGGCCGTGATCGCCATGATCATGGCCGTGCTCCTGGGCGAACGCGGGAACGGCGAAAAGGGCCGCACTGAGCGCGGCGAGGCTGACGAGGGAAAGACGCATGGGTTCAACTCCTTGAAGGGGCGGGAACAGGCATCGCAGCAGGCTCGGCTTCACGCCGGCCGCCGCCGTGATGTCGTACCGCGCCGAAACGTAAATAGAGTGCGGGCAGCACGATCATGTTGAGCAGGGTGGAGGACACCAGACCGAACAGGATCACAACCGCCATGGGGGCTTGTATCTCGCTGCCGGGCTCGCCGCCTCGCAGTGCAAGCGGGACAAGGGCCAGGGCCGTGGCGAGCGCTGTCATCAGGATTGGCACCAGGCGCTCCATGGCACCGCGCCGCACCGCTTCCTCGAACGTTGCGGCTTCGCCGCTGAGTGTGAGGTGACGGATGTGGGACACCATCATCACGCCGTTACGCGTGGCGATGCCGAACAGGGTGATGAAGCCGATGATGGACGCCACCGACAGCACCCCTCCGGCTGCGAACACGCCAATCACCCCGCCAATCAGCGCAAAAGGCAGGTTTGCCATGACCAGCGTCGCATCCCGTGCCGAGCTGAACGCCATGTACAACAACAGGAAGACACCGACGATCACGGCAACCGAAAGCACTGACAGGCGCGCCGT from Glycocaulis abyssi harbors:
- a CDS encoding DUF3147 family protein, yielding MLYLAVKAIISALIIVAVSELAKRSPAMAALLASLPLVSVLGMIWLWRDVPDPERIAAHAEATFWYVLPSLPMFLLVPALIRRGVDFYPALGAGLVLTVSLYLLTAAIVSRFGVQL
- the dusA gene encoding tRNA dihydrouridine(20/20a) synthase DusA, with translation MQLNQSHKFCIAPMMDWTDRHCRAFHRVMSRRALLYTEMAVDQAVIHGDAKRLIGFDPSEHPVAIQLGGSDPALLTQAARIAEDFGYAEVNLNVGCPSDRVQSGTFGACLMREPQLVADCLAAMREAVSVPVTVKHRLGVDEQDPEEALFAFVETVAQSGVTTFIVHARKAWLKGLSPKENRDIPPLDYEIVRRLKAARPDLEIILNGGLADIAHAKAEMTGLDGVMLGRAAYHTPFILSRVDSVFFGEADPYDDPFAVVEAYRPYVESQLGKGVRLHAITRHMLGQFTGMPGARRWRQILSTEANRDGAGWHVVERALSAVREARAAA